One segment of Rhodopirellula baltica SH 1 DNA contains the following:
- a CDS encoding anti-sigma factor family protein, translated as MNNDYQELIDQYLDDSLSSEQQAQLNKWIKSDPKNARQFASRAMLHDRLRSELAVDDDAKVVLTSRENQVTISVVDEATSPVLEDSLPRPLRQSLIPECLANKPQSMTRRRWPFAFASTACAALLAVALLWQTVDTPSASAAMAELNRIIEASKMSVDRTFVISVLDAVVPPEHQDPRSPERRRPPKPSLDGAVLNVRGPEQFVLKRKTAQGEWFITGRNETTSWAIRPDGPVRYSDNLTEFARDLPGHEDGLPINNLNDGLEALRTAYDLELIPGENAEPGSEHDGETYQRMIATKKPGFRGATKVEILYAESSGKISEMRFDQMSYGPQQISLTMTAIDEQSLPDNYFDHAHHHGPERAVEFE; from the coding sequence ATGAACAACGACTACCAAGAGTTGATTGATCAATACCTCGACGATTCACTTTCAAGTGAGCAGCAGGCTCAGTTGAACAAGTGGATTAAGTCGGATCCAAAAAACGCGAGGCAGTTCGCCTCCCGCGCGATGCTGCATGATCGACTGCGTAGCGAACTGGCCGTCGATGATGATGCGAAGGTTGTGTTAACATCGCGCGAGAATCAAGTGACGATTTCGGTAGTGGACGAGGCAACGAGTCCCGTGCTGGAGGACTCGTTGCCTCGTCCACTACGTCAGTCATTGATCCCGGAATGCTTAGCGAACAAACCGCAGTCAATGACGCGACGGCGCTGGCCGTTTGCTTTTGCGTCGACCGCCTGTGCGGCGCTGCTGGCCGTTGCGCTGCTGTGGCAAACCGTCGATACGCCTTCGGCGTCGGCCGCGATGGCTGAATTAAATCGAATCATTGAGGCAAGCAAGATGTCCGTTGACCGCACTTTCGTGATTTCTGTTTTGGATGCAGTCGTTCCCCCAGAGCATCAAGACCCTCGCTCACCCGAGCGTCGGCGTCCTCCCAAGCCGTCTCTCGACGGCGCAGTGCTCAATGTCCGCGGCCCGGAACAGTTCGTTCTCAAACGCAAGACCGCGCAAGGAGAATGGTTCATTACAGGCAGAAACGAGACAACAAGCTGGGCCATACGACCCGATGGGCCAGTTCGATACAGCGATAATCTGACGGAATTCGCTCGAGATCTTCCTGGCCATGAAGACGGGTTGCCAATCAATAACTTGAACGACGGACTGGAGGCGCTGCGGACCGCCTACGATTTGGAATTGATACCCGGAGAGAATGCCGAGCCGGGATCCGAGCACGATGGTGAAACCTATCAACGGATGATCGCAACTAAGAAACCTGGTTTCCGTGGGGCGACGAAAGTCGAAATCCTTTATGCGGAATCAAGCGGAAAAATCAGTGAGATGCGTTTCGACCAAATGTCTTACGGTCCCCAGCAAATCTCATTGACGATGACCGCAATCGACGAGCAATCGTTGCCCGACAACTATTTTGACCATGCACACCATCACGGTCCCGAGCGGGCCGTGGAGTTCGAGTGA
- a CDS encoding sigma-70 family RNA polymerase sigma factor, protein MDETTRQATRHWTLAQPAVSAFIASVVRDFRDRDDVLQDVAVAVIESFDSYDANSPFIPWAIGIAKRQVGLYLRRRGRDPLVFDDDAVACLAVAFDEEAKARSGAFDFLGDCVGLLDGRAKTLIELRYRGDMKPAAIASQTDMTPNSVAKALQRIRDQLRECIQRKSLEAGVQ, encoded by the coding sequence TTGGACGAGACAACCCGTCAGGCGACCCGACATTGGACTTTGGCCCAGCCAGCGGTCTCGGCATTCATTGCTTCGGTGGTGCGTGACTTCCGTGATCGTGACGATGTGCTGCAGGATGTTGCCGTCGCTGTCATTGAATCCTTTGACTCGTACGATGCGAATTCGCCGTTCATTCCTTGGGCAATCGGAATCGCGAAACGACAGGTTGGGCTGTACCTGCGCCGCAGAGGGCGAGATCCGCTGGTATTTGATGACGACGCGGTCGCTTGTCTTGCGGTCGCATTCGATGAAGAGGCGAAGGCGCGTTCGGGCGCGTTCGATTTTCTTGGGGACTGCGTTGGATTGCTCGACGGTCGCGCAAAAACGCTGATCGAGTTGCGGTACCGAGGCGACATGAAACCGGCCGCAATTGCCTCCCAAACTGACATGACACCGAACTCGGTCGCGAAAGCGTTGCAGCGGATTCGAGATCAACTACGAGAATGCATCCAGCGAAAATCACTGGAGGCGGGCGTTCAATGA